The DNA region GGAGAAATACCCTTTGATGCCGACAGAAAATGCATGACCACCATCCACGAACTGACCGGTATCGAAGGGCAAGGTTCGAAATACATCTCCTTTACCAAGGGGGCGATGGATGTTCTGTTGGATAAATCCAGCCATATCCTGACCGCTGAAGGGCTCAGGCCCTTGGGAGAAAATCAAATTAATTTAATCAATGAAGAAATGGCCGCTGAGGGCTTAAGGGTCATTGGTGTGGCCATGCGTCGCTGGACAACCCTTCCGGAAGAGGCAGTCTCTGAATCTATTGAAACCGGGCTGACCATCTTAGGTTTGGCAGGTCTGATGGATCCCCCGAGAGAGGAAGCTAAAGAGGCTATTAGTTTATGCCGGACGGCCGGGATCATACCGGTCATGATCACCGGGGACCATCCCGTTACGGCCAGGGCCATAGCCAAAAGATTGGGTATGATTGAGGACGGCTCACAGGCGGTGATGACCGGACCTGAACTGGAAAAATTGCCTCAGGAGGCCTTTAACAACCAGGTGGAGCAGATCCGGGTTTATGCCCGGGTGGCCCCGGAACAGAAATTAAAAATAATCAAAGCCCTCCAGGAAAAAGGACAGTTCATTGCCATGACCGGTGACGGGGTCAATGATGCCCCGGCCCTGAAAAGGGCCGATATCGGGATCGCTATGGGCATCACCGGCACCGATGTCTCCAAGGAAGCCGCCGATATGATCCTTCTGGACGATAATTTTGCCACTATTGTCAAGGCGGTTCGAGAAGGACGGAAGATATTCGATAATATCCGAAAATTCATCAAGTATCTGTTAACCACTAACTCCGGCGAGCTCTGGACCCTCTTTCTGGCCCCTTTGGTAGGACTGCCTATCCCGCTCCTGCCTATTCATATCCTCTGGGTTAACCTGGTCACCGACGGGCTTCCGGCCCTGGCCCTTTCCGTTGAACCGGAAGAAGGCGATGTGATGAAACGCCCCCCCCGGCATCCGGAAGAAAGTATTTTTGCCCACGGCCTGGGCCTTCATGCCGTCTGGGTTGGTTTTTTAATGGGCGCCCTAACCCTCCTGGCTCAGGCCTGGTTCATCAAAACTGGAAACAGCCACTGGCAAACAATAGTTTTTACCGTGCTCTGTCTGACCCAATTGGGCCATGTTCTGGCCATCCGATCCGAGAAAGAATCCCTGTTCCGTCAAGGGATATTATCCAACAAGCCTCTTTTAGGGGCCGTACTTTTGACCTTTGCCCTTCAAATGGCTGCCATTTATTGGCCTATTCTCAACCCCATATTTAAAACCGCCCCGTTAACCTTCAATGAATTAATGATTACCCTGGTCCTTTCCACCATGGTCTTCTGGGCCGTGGAGCTGGAAAAATGGGTCAAGAGAAAATTGGATAGGCCAGGTCTGGATTCCCGCTTAAAAACCAGACCCTGAAGAAAATATTGCAATATCCCTTGTTCTTAATTATATTTCCTTCAAATGATAAAAAGACTAAACCTATTTA from Deltaproteobacteria bacterium includes:
- a CDS encoding cation-translocating P-type ATPase, coding for MHWHQKEINTVIEDFNSSLQGLSSEEAQRRLEHYGLNELKEKKKKTRIMMFFDQFKDFMILVLIAAAIISGIIGEPSDTLAIVVIVILNAVIGFIQESRAEKAMEALKKMAAPFAVVLRDRQPTQIPASRLVPGDITFLEAGNVVPADLRLIEGARLKVEEAVLTGESIPVEKQIQALHDQTLALGDRKNMVYKGTIVSYGRGRGVVVGTGMETELGKIAALLRDEKEVKTPLQKRLAGFGKRLALTVLFICAFIFFVGLLRAEPPLLMLLTAISLAVAAIPEALPAVVTISLALGANKLVKQNVLIRKLPAVETLGSVTYICSDKTGTLTLNRMSVEKVFVGGALVRSSEFGVQSSEGKPLVLGWIKEDLQPFPAFLTALALNNDAQVDSNGQGIGDPTELALFTIAREKGFDKKEIEKAFPRKGEIPFDADRKCMTTIHELTGIEGQGSKYISFTKGAMDVLLDKSSHILTAEGLRPLGENQINLINEEMAAEGLRVIGVAMRRWTTLPEEAVSESIETGLTILGLAGLMDPPREEAKEAISLCRTAGIIPVMITGDHPVTARAIAKRLGMIEDGSQAVMTGPELEKLPQEAFNNQVEQIRVYARVAPEQKLKIIKALQEKGQFIAMTGDGVNDAPALKRADIGIAMGITGTDVSKEAADMILLDDNFATIVKAVREGRKIFDNIRKFIKYLLTTNSGELWTLFLAPLVGLPIPLLPIHILWVNLVTDGLPALALSVEPEEGDVMKRPPRHPEESIFAHGLGLHAVWVGFLMGALTLLAQAWFIKTGNSHWQTIVFTVLCLTQLGHVLAIRSEKESLFRQGILSNKPLLGAVLLTFALQMAAIYWPILNPIFKTAPLTFNELMITLVLSTMVFWAVELEKWVKRKLDRPGLDSRLKTRP